The following proteins come from a genomic window of Aphelocoma coerulescens isolate FSJ_1873_10779 chromosome 18, UR_Acoe_1.0, whole genome shotgun sequence:
- the CSNK1D gene encoding casein kinase I isoform X3, translating to MELRVGNRYRLGRKIGSGSFGDIYLGTDIAAGEEVAIKLECVKTKHPQLHIESKIYKMMQGGVGIPTIKWCGAEGDYNVMVMELLGPSLEDLFNFCSRKFSLKTVLLLADQMISRIEYIHSKNFIHRDVKPDNFLMGLGKKGNLVYIIDFGLAKKYRDARTHQHIPYRENKNLTGTARYASINTHLGIEQSRRDDLESLGYVLMYFNLGSLPWQGLKAATKRQKYERISEKKMSTPIEVLCKGYPSEFATYLNFCRSLRFDDKPDYSYLRQLFRNLFHRQGFSYDYVFDWNMLKFGASRATEDAEHERREREERLRHTRNPAVRGLPSTASGRLRGTQDVAPPTPLTPTSHAANTSPRPVSGMERERKVSMRLHRGAPVNISSSDLTGRQDTSRMSTSQNSIPFEHHGK from the exons ATGGAGCTGAGGGTTGGGAACCGGTACCGGCTCGGCCGGAAGATCGGGAGCGGCTCCTTCGGGGATATCTACCTGG GAACTGATATTGCTGCCGGAGAGGAGGTTGCAATTAAGTTGGAATGTGTGAAAACCAAACATCCTCAGCTCCACATTGAGAGTAAAATCTACAAAATGATGCAGGGTGGAG tgggTATTCCCACAATTAAGTGGTGCGGAGCTGAAGGGGACTACAACGTTATGGTGATGGAGTTGTTGGGACCGAGTCTTGAAGATCTCTTCAATTTTTGTTCAAGGAAATTTAGTCTCAAGACAGTCCTATTACTTGCTGACCAAATG ATTAGTCGAATTGAATATATTCACTCTAAGAACTTCATCCACCGAGATGTGAAGCCAGATAACTTCTTAATGGGCCTGGGGAAGAAAGGCAATCTTGTCTACATAATAGACTTTGGACTAGCAAAGAAGTATCGAGATGCTCGAACTCACCAACATATTCCATATCGTGAAAATAAAAACTTGACAGGAACTGCCCGTTATGCATCCATCAACACTCATCTTGGAATCG AGCAATCTCGCAGAGATGACTTGGAGTCCTTGGGCTATGTACTGATGTATTTTAACCTGggctccctcccctggcagggaCTGAAAGCAGCAACAAAGAGGCAGAAATACGAACGTAtcagtgaaaagaaaatgtctaCACCCATTGAGGTTTTGTGTAAAGGATATCCTT CTGAATTTGCCACGTACTTGAATTTCTGCCGTTCTTTGCGTTTTGATGACAAGCCGGACTACTCCTATCTGAGGCAATTATTCAGAAACCTCTTTCATCGGCAGGGGTTCTCCTATGACTATGTCTTTGACTGGAACATGCTGAAATTT GGTGCAAGCAGAGCAACTGAAGATGCTGAACATGAAAGGCGAGAACGAGAGGAAAGATTAAGACATACGCGAAATCCAGCTGTACGTGGATTACCCTCCACTGCTTCTGGCAGGCTAAGAGGAACACAAGACGTAGCTCCTCCTACTCCCCTTACCCCAACTTCACATGCTG CCAACACCTCTCCTCGGCCAGTATCTGGTATGGAACGAGAAAGGAAAGTGAGTATGAGATTGCATCGTGGTGCCCCAGTCAATATCTCCTCGTCTGATTTAACAGGCCGACAAGATACCTCTCGCATGTCAACTTcgcag AATAGCATTCCTTTCGAACACCATGGCAAGTAG
- the CSNK1D gene encoding casein kinase I isoform X1, protein MELRVGNRYRLGRKIGSGSFGDIYLGTDIAAGEEVAIKLECVKTKHPQLHIESKIYKMMQGGVGIPTIKWCGAEGDYNVMVMELLGPSLEDLFNFCSRKFSLKTVLLLADQMISRIEYIHSKNFIHRDVKPDNFLMGLGKKGNLVYIIDFGLAKKYRDARTHQHIPYRENKNLTGTARYASINTHLGIEQSRRDDLESLGYVLMYFNLGSLPWQGLKAATKRQKYERISEKKMSTPIEVLCKGYPSEFATYLNFCRSLRFDDKPDYSYLRQLFRNLFHRQGFSYDYVFDWNMLKFGASRATEDAEHERREREERLRHTRNPAVRGLPSTASGRLRGTQDVAPPTPLTPTSHAANTSPRPVSGMERERKVSMRLHRGAPVNISSSDLTGRQDTSRMSTSQIPARVTTSVLQSAVHR, encoded by the exons ATGGAGCTGAGGGTTGGGAACCGGTACCGGCTCGGCCGGAAGATCGGGAGCGGCTCCTTCGGGGATATCTACCTGG GAACTGATATTGCTGCCGGAGAGGAGGTTGCAATTAAGTTGGAATGTGTGAAAACCAAACATCCTCAGCTCCACATTGAGAGTAAAATCTACAAAATGATGCAGGGTGGAG tgggTATTCCCACAATTAAGTGGTGCGGAGCTGAAGGGGACTACAACGTTATGGTGATGGAGTTGTTGGGACCGAGTCTTGAAGATCTCTTCAATTTTTGTTCAAGGAAATTTAGTCTCAAGACAGTCCTATTACTTGCTGACCAAATG ATTAGTCGAATTGAATATATTCACTCTAAGAACTTCATCCACCGAGATGTGAAGCCAGATAACTTCTTAATGGGCCTGGGGAAGAAAGGCAATCTTGTCTACATAATAGACTTTGGACTAGCAAAGAAGTATCGAGATGCTCGAACTCACCAACATATTCCATATCGTGAAAATAAAAACTTGACAGGAACTGCCCGTTATGCATCCATCAACACTCATCTTGGAATCG AGCAATCTCGCAGAGATGACTTGGAGTCCTTGGGCTATGTACTGATGTATTTTAACCTGggctccctcccctggcagggaCTGAAAGCAGCAACAAAGAGGCAGAAATACGAACGTAtcagtgaaaagaaaatgtctaCACCCATTGAGGTTTTGTGTAAAGGATATCCTT CTGAATTTGCCACGTACTTGAATTTCTGCCGTTCTTTGCGTTTTGATGACAAGCCGGACTACTCCTATCTGAGGCAATTATTCAGAAACCTCTTTCATCGGCAGGGGTTCTCCTATGACTATGTCTTTGACTGGAACATGCTGAAATTT GGTGCAAGCAGAGCAACTGAAGATGCTGAACATGAAAGGCGAGAACGAGAGGAAAGATTAAGACATACGCGAAATCCAGCTGTACGTGGATTACCCTCCACTGCTTCTGGCAGGCTAAGAGGAACACAAGACGTAGCTCCTCCTACTCCCCTTACCCCAACTTCACATGCTG CCAACACCTCTCCTCGGCCAGTATCTGGTATGGAACGAGAAAGGAAAGTGAGTATGAGATTGCATCGTGGTGCCCCAGTCAATATCTCCTCGTCTGATTTAACAGGCCGACAAGATACCTCTCGCATGTCAACTTcgcag ATTCCTGCTCGGGTAACTACCAGTGTTCTCCAGTCTGCTGTGCACcgatga
- the CSNK1D gene encoding casein kinase I isoform X4 yields MELRVGNRYRLGRKIGSGSFGDIYLVGIPTIKWCGAEGDYNVMVMELLGPSLEDLFNFCSRKFSLKTVLLLADQMISRIEYIHSKNFIHRDVKPDNFLMGLGKKGNLVYIIDFGLAKKYRDARTHQHIPYRENKNLTGTARYASINTHLGIEQSRRDDLESLGYVLMYFNLGSLPWQGLKAATKRQKYERISEKKMSTPIEVLCKGYPSEFATYLNFCRSLRFDDKPDYSYLRQLFRNLFHRQGFSYDYVFDWNMLKFGASRATEDAEHERREREERLRHTRNPAVRGLPSTASGRLRGTQDVAPPTPLTPTSHAANTSPRPVSGMERERKVSMRLHRGAPVNISSSDLTGRQDTSRMSTSQIPARVTTSVLQSAVHR; encoded by the exons ATGGAGCTGAGGGTTGGGAACCGGTACCGGCTCGGCCGGAAGATCGGGAGCGGCTCCTTCGGGGATATCTACCTGG tgggTATTCCCACAATTAAGTGGTGCGGAGCTGAAGGGGACTACAACGTTATGGTGATGGAGTTGTTGGGACCGAGTCTTGAAGATCTCTTCAATTTTTGTTCAAGGAAATTTAGTCTCAAGACAGTCCTATTACTTGCTGACCAAATG ATTAGTCGAATTGAATATATTCACTCTAAGAACTTCATCCACCGAGATGTGAAGCCAGATAACTTCTTAATGGGCCTGGGGAAGAAAGGCAATCTTGTCTACATAATAGACTTTGGACTAGCAAAGAAGTATCGAGATGCTCGAACTCACCAACATATTCCATATCGTGAAAATAAAAACTTGACAGGAACTGCCCGTTATGCATCCATCAACACTCATCTTGGAATCG AGCAATCTCGCAGAGATGACTTGGAGTCCTTGGGCTATGTACTGATGTATTTTAACCTGggctccctcccctggcagggaCTGAAAGCAGCAACAAAGAGGCAGAAATACGAACGTAtcagtgaaaagaaaatgtctaCACCCATTGAGGTTTTGTGTAAAGGATATCCTT CTGAATTTGCCACGTACTTGAATTTCTGCCGTTCTTTGCGTTTTGATGACAAGCCGGACTACTCCTATCTGAGGCAATTATTCAGAAACCTCTTTCATCGGCAGGGGTTCTCCTATGACTATGTCTTTGACTGGAACATGCTGAAATTT GGTGCAAGCAGAGCAACTGAAGATGCTGAACATGAAAGGCGAGAACGAGAGGAAAGATTAAGACATACGCGAAATCCAGCTGTACGTGGATTACCCTCCACTGCTTCTGGCAGGCTAAGAGGAACACAAGACGTAGCTCCTCCTACTCCCCTTACCCCAACTTCACATGCTG CCAACACCTCTCCTCGGCCAGTATCTGGTATGGAACGAGAAAGGAAAGTGAGTATGAGATTGCATCGTGGTGCCCCAGTCAATATCTCCTCGTCTGATTTAACAGGCCGACAAGATACCTCTCGCATGTCAACTTcgcag ATTCCTGCTCGGGTAACTACCAGTGTTCTCCAGTCTGCTGTGCACcgatga
- the CSNK1D gene encoding casein kinase I isoform X2, with amino-acid sequence MELRVGNRYRLGRKIGSGSFGDIYLGTDIAAGEEVAIKLECVKTKHPQLHIESKIYKMMQGGVGIPTIKWCGAEGDYNVMVMELLGPSLEDLFNFCSRKFSLKTVLLLADQMISRIEYIHSKNFIHRDVKPDNFLMGLGKKGNLVYIIDFGLAKKYRDARTHQHIPYRENKNLTGTARYASINTHLGIEQSRRDDLESLGYVLMYFNLGSLPWQGLKAATKRQKYERISEKKMSTPIEVLCKGYPSEFATYLNFCRSLRFDDKPDYSYLRQLFRNLFHRQGFSYDYVFDWNMLKFGASRATEDAEHERREREERLRHTRNPAVRGLPSTASGRLRGTQDVAPPTPLTPTSHAANTSPRPVSGMERERKVSMRLHRGAPVNISSSDLTGRQDTSRMSTSQGFLYLQRILSVANI; translated from the exons ATGGAGCTGAGGGTTGGGAACCGGTACCGGCTCGGCCGGAAGATCGGGAGCGGCTCCTTCGGGGATATCTACCTGG GAACTGATATTGCTGCCGGAGAGGAGGTTGCAATTAAGTTGGAATGTGTGAAAACCAAACATCCTCAGCTCCACATTGAGAGTAAAATCTACAAAATGATGCAGGGTGGAG tgggTATTCCCACAATTAAGTGGTGCGGAGCTGAAGGGGACTACAACGTTATGGTGATGGAGTTGTTGGGACCGAGTCTTGAAGATCTCTTCAATTTTTGTTCAAGGAAATTTAGTCTCAAGACAGTCCTATTACTTGCTGACCAAATG ATTAGTCGAATTGAATATATTCACTCTAAGAACTTCATCCACCGAGATGTGAAGCCAGATAACTTCTTAATGGGCCTGGGGAAGAAAGGCAATCTTGTCTACATAATAGACTTTGGACTAGCAAAGAAGTATCGAGATGCTCGAACTCACCAACATATTCCATATCGTGAAAATAAAAACTTGACAGGAACTGCCCGTTATGCATCCATCAACACTCATCTTGGAATCG AGCAATCTCGCAGAGATGACTTGGAGTCCTTGGGCTATGTACTGATGTATTTTAACCTGggctccctcccctggcagggaCTGAAAGCAGCAACAAAGAGGCAGAAATACGAACGTAtcagtgaaaagaaaatgtctaCACCCATTGAGGTTTTGTGTAAAGGATATCCTT CTGAATTTGCCACGTACTTGAATTTCTGCCGTTCTTTGCGTTTTGATGACAAGCCGGACTACTCCTATCTGAGGCAATTATTCAGAAACCTCTTTCATCGGCAGGGGTTCTCCTATGACTATGTCTTTGACTGGAACATGCTGAAATTT GGTGCAAGCAGAGCAACTGAAGATGCTGAACATGAAAGGCGAGAACGAGAGGAAAGATTAAGACATACGCGAAATCCAGCTGTACGTGGATTACCCTCCACTGCTTCTGGCAGGCTAAGAGGAACACAAGACGTAGCTCCTCCTACTCCCCTTACCCCAACTTCACATGCTG CCAACACCTCTCCTCGGCCAGTATCTGGTATGGAACGAGAAAGGAAAGTGAGTATGAGATTGCATCGTGGTGCCCCAGTCAATATCTCCTCGTCTGATTTAACAGGCCGACAAGATACCTCTCGCATGTCAACTTcgcag gggTTTCTGTACCTACAAAGAATATTGTCAGTTGCAAACATTTGA